A window of the Oncorhynchus masou masou isolate Uvic2021 chromosome 13, UVic_Omas_1.1, whole genome shotgun sequence genome harbors these coding sequences:
- the sall3b gene encoding sal-like protein 3b: MSRRKQAKPQHHKLDEEALQTDVATEHALLEGMDEEERRSGIEETHVCRNIAEYFTWAELYEHQRSCTEDLPQVLIVKEDERIPEPEGSPAGSSPTLSLAILSLAHRDSADMESADGGLELVESMNYNDNDSTDMLEEMNMGEKEDESMEVEQQHHDKYKSSSPQNPPDITELAIPSAQSSSVTSSMPSTNVTLEILHGTRVAVAQFSQSLHSSGAGGKAATAAIPVILEHLLALQQQQVHQLQLIEQIRSQVAFMNRQPTQTALNPVSRALSLAPNPFPSQGLVAPPVLPLSGTIPSAVNGQASVSSASVLERSHTLSKQTSYGQAHMRDTRCTSAPSDNSAPPPTSCNNISSLHPPCMGSYSHTSSSCTQTLTSSSPLSMQDQSNSLLSSPSSLPFLPQSPPSSVIFPNPLASIAATTNALDPLSALMKHHRNGKLPSVSMFDTKPSPEEPFFKHKCRFCAKVFGSDSALQIHLRSHTGERPFKCNLCGNRFSTKGNLKVHFQRHKEKYPRVQMNPYPVPEYLDNVPTSSGIPYGMSFPPEKTGATWLDSKPVSATVPTSMGIQLPFTLTTMGSSSGSLSVTPPIKSPFRPSPALSECVSLSLNTTGNETSVPTALESPQSNQEGESSHVLKAEEIHLSQNWMTRPRVSPLTVATSKAMTITTSTPEPSARTSNFSPLSLASDPFKAKFPFGGLLDSMQTSETSKLQQLVENIDKKITDPNQCILCHRVLSCQSALKMHYRIHTGERPFKCKVCGRAFTTKGNLNTHIGVHRANPPLRVQHSCPICQKKFTNAVVLQQHIRMHMGGQISNSPLMDCLQDLDNDLSFHKKNFDSLNNYDNDLMYDNSMGEEEDDDEEEEEVDKMEGCVDTLNPLSSVSSSPPNSDAVVFSIAALENQMKMIDSTMNLNHSFGLKSMMNGFMDSERRAAIHSSIVGEGQNHNAAGSPTVSESSTCIHVPVSPAQSSSEVHLCNSPSGKHSGESQEITASVKSEQFDSPTSTPVLENGVTLDLRGLQPNRQCVKQESPYSTLFLSKERGSSQSIPSLITSIKPRMIKSEMNGHHRPMNFNEGLHHPFSLQVPAAPPSLVSPGITSLLGPPQLRRTPKQHNCHACGKNFSSASALQIHERTHTGEKPFGCSICGRAFTTKGNLKVHMGTHMWNNAPARRGRRLSVENPLALLGGEAAMKFGEMFQKDLTERAMNVDPGFWNRYASAITNGLAMKKNEISVIQNGGILQLYPMTAGMDRVSTGGSPPMTSLGKTAMDLGINRPDTFLC, encoded by the exons CTCTATTGGAGGGAATGGATGAGGAGGAGCGCCGCAGTGGCATTGAGGAAACCCATGTGTGTAGAAACATTGCTGAGTACTTCACCTGGGCTGAACTGTATGAGCACCAGAGAAGCTGCACAGAGGACCTTCCTCAGGTCCTCATTGTGAAGGAAGATGAGAGGATCCCTGAACCTGAGGGGTCCCCAGCTGGATCCTCTCCAACCCTCAGCCTGGCCATTCTTAGCCTGGCCCACAGGGACTCAGCAGACATGGAGTCAGCGGACGGGGGCCTTGAACTGGTGGAGTCTATGAATTATAATGATAATGACAGCACAGATATGTTAGAGGAGATGAACATGGGTGAGAAGGAGGATGAATCCATGGAGGTGGAGCAGCAGCACCACGACAAATATAAGTCATCTAGCCCCCAGAATCCCCCAGATATAACTGAATTGGCTATCCCTTCAGCTCAGTCGTCCTCTGTGACTAGCAGCATGCCCAGTACGAACGTAACGCTGGAGATCCTCCACGGTACCCGGGTGGCTGTTGCCCAGTTCTCCCAGAGCCTCCACAGTAGTGGGGCAGGAGGGAAGGCGGCCACAGCGGCCATCCCAGTGATCCTAGAGCACCTGCTGGCTTTGCAGCAGCAACAGGTCCACCAGTTGCAGCTTATTGAGCAGATCCGTAGCCAGGTGGCCTTCATGAACAGACAGCCCACACAAACAGCACTAAACCCAGTCTCCAGGGCCCTATCACTGGCACCAAACCCTTTCCCCTCCCAAGGCCTCGTCGCTCCCCCTGTCCTACCACTGTCTGGGACCATACCCTCTGCTGTTAATGGGCAAGCGTCTGTGTCTTCGGCATCTGTGCTTGAAAGGTCCCACACACTCTCCAAACAAACTTCATATGGACAGGCCCACATGAGGGACACTAGATGTACCTCAGCTCCCTCTGACAACTCTGCCCCTCCCCCTACTAGCTGCAACAATATTTCCTCATTACATCCTCCCTGCATGGGTTCATACTCACACACAAGCAGTAGCTGTACTCAGACCCTGACCTCGTCCAGCCCACTCTCCATGCAGGACCAGAGCAACAGTCTCCTCAGCTCACCATCCAGCCTGCCGTTTCTACCTCAGAGCCCCCCCAGCAGTGTCATCTTCCCCAACCCCCTGGCCAGCATCGCAGCCACGACTAATGCCCTCGACCCCCTCTCCGCCCTGATGAAGCACCACCGGAATGGCAAGCTGCCCAGTGTGTCCATGTTCGACACCAAGCCCAGCCCCGAGGAGCCCTTTTTCAAGCATAAGTGCAGGTTCTGCGCCAAAGTGTTTGGCAGCGACAGCGCGCTGCAGATCCACCTGCGCTCTCACACTGGGGAGAGGCCCTTCAAGTGCAACCTCTGCGGCAATCGCTTCTCCACTAAAGGGAACCTGAAAGTCCACTTCCAGAGACACAAAGAAAAGTATCCCCGTGTTCAGATGAACCCTTATCCAGTGCCGGAATATTTAGACAATGTGCCAACAAGCTCTGGCATTCCCTATGGCATGTCATTCCCTCCTGAAAAAACAGGAGCCACTTGGCTGGATAGCAAGCCTGTTTCAGCGACGGTACCCACCTCTATGGGCATTCAGCTTCCCTTCACTCTCACTACTATGGGAAGCTCAAGTGGATCTCTAAGTGTCACACCACCCATCAAATCTCCTTTTAGGCCTTCCCCAGCCTTAAGTGAATGTGTGTCTTTGTCGCTGAACACTACAGGCAATGAAACTAGTGTTCCCACAGCTTTAGAGTCTCCACAGTCTAATCAGGAGGGGGAATCCTCCCATGTCTTGAAAGCGGAGGAAATTCATCTGTCCCAGAACTGGATGACTAGACCCAGGGTGAGTCCACTTACTGTGGCAACAAGTAAAGCCATGACTATTACCACATCCACACCTGAGCCCAGTGCTCGGACTTCCAACTTTTCACCACTTTCCCTGGCCTCTGACCCGTTCAAAGCAAAGTTTCCATTCGGTGGCCTCCTGGACTCTATGCAAACATCAGAGACCTCAAAGCTCCAGCAGCTGGTGGAGAACATAGACAAGAAGATAACAGACCCCAACCAGTGTATCCTCTGTCACCGTGTGCTCAGCTGCCAAAGCGCGCTGAAGATGCATTACCGTATACACACTGGGGAGAGGCCCTTTAAATGTAAGGTGTGTGGCAGGGCTTTCACAACCAAAGGAAACCTGAATACACACATTGGTGTCCACAGAGCAAACCCTCCTCTCCGGGTTCAACATTCATGCCCCATCTGCCAGAAGAAGTTCACCAACGCTGTAGTTCTACAGCAGCACATCCGCATGCATATGGGGGGTCAGATCTCAAACTCACCCTTAATGGACTGCCTACAGGACCTTGACAATGATCTCTCCTTCCACAAGAAGAACTTTGACAGCCTGAATAACTATGACAATGACCTCATGTATGACAACTCCatgggggaggaagaggatgatgatgaagaagaagaagaggtagaTAAAATGGAGGGGTGTGTTGATACCCTTAATCCCCTGAGCTCTGTCTCTAGTTCTCCTCCCAACTCTGATGCTGTTGTCTTCAGCATAGCTGCACTGGAGAACCAAATGAAAATGATAGACTCCACCATGAACCTAAACCACTCCTTTGGGCTAAAGTCAATGATGAATGGTTTTATGGACAGTGAGCGCCGTGCAGCTATCCACTCCTCTATAGTGGGAGAAGGACAGAATCACAATGCAGCCGGCAGCCCAACTGTGTCTGAATCGTCCACCTGTATCCATGTACCAGTGTCACCTGCGCAAAGCAGTTCTGAGGTCCACCTCTGCAATTCCCCATCTGGGAAGCACAGTGGAGAGTCCCAAGAGATCACAGCCTCAGTGAAGAGTGAGCAATTTGATTCGCCAACCTCAACTCCGGTACTGGAAAATGGAGTGACTTTGGATCTGAGAGGGTTGCAACCTAACAGGCAGTGTGTGAAACAGGAGAGTCCTTACAGTACGCTGTTCCTGAGTAAAGAACGTG GTTCCAGCCAAAGCATTCCTAGCCTGATTACCAGCATTAAGCCAAGGATGATCAAATCTGAAATGAATGGGCACCATCGACCAATGAACTTCAACGAGGGGCTGCATCATCCATTCAGCCTCCAGGTCCCtgctgctcctccatctctggtgAGCCCAGGAATCACCTCTCTGCTTGGGCCACCTCAACTTCGACGGACCCCGAAGCAACACAACTGCCATGCGTGTGGAAAGAACTTCTCCTCAGCCAGCGCTCTACAGATCCATGAGCGGacccacacaggggagaaacctttcGGTTGCTCCATCTGTGGCAGGGCATTCACAACTAAAGGAAACCTGAAG GTACACATGGGCACTCATATGTGGAACAACGCACCAGCCAGACGAGGCAGGCGTCTGTCGGTGGAGAACCCCTTGGCCTTGCTGGGTGGGGAAGCTGCCATGAAGTTCGGAGAGATGTTTCAGAAGGACCTGACGGAACGGGCCATGAACGTGGATCCAGGGTTCTGGAACCGCTACGCATCAGCTATAACCAACGGCCTAGCCATGAAGAAGAATGAGATCTCAGTGATCCAGAATGGGGGGATTCTACAGCTTTATCCCATGACGGCAGGCATGGACAGAGTCAGCACTGGGGGTAGCCCACCAATGACCAGTCTTGGAAAGACAGCCATGGACCTTGGAATTAACCGACCCGACACTTTTCTATGTTAA